A portion of the Bdellovibrionales bacterium genome contains these proteins:
- a CDS encoding OmpA family protein — protein sequence MQPEKLNAEPPMHRRRQSTHIEEAHKELAHDESNWLVSYADMMTLLFGFFVLLYSFSKIDKDKFTVIRKEVASYFGGQVKENPAVREVVDDIEENTKESGVDPKDIVIQAKDSSIILNIQSELLFASGSAELGQDSIAVLSKIISSIRKHKMINKISVEGHTDDVPISSALFPTNWELSAARSSRVVRQFEADGFPADRLKAEGYGSSLPLAANRDKDGKIIAENLKINRRVVINVDFGHDVDAASKALRSPQFSSQEMKDPEEKSRELILDGQGGTQVLTSEDLKKRAEQAQARINEANMKMKEIQKAEKEKQEIEKLKSKVLEMENRAKEIEKEVQTKSNSL from the coding sequence ATGCAGCCTGAGAAATTGAACGCAGAGCCACCAATGCATCGTAGGCGTCAATCGACGCATATCGAAGAAGCGCATAAAGAATTGGCTCATGACGAGTCAAATTGGTTGGTCAGTTATGCCGACATGATGACACTGTTGTTCGGATTTTTCGTTCTTCTTTACTCATTTTCAAAAATCGATAAAGACAAATTCACAGTGATCAGAAAGGAAGTGGCCTCGTATTTTGGAGGTCAGGTAAAAGAAAATCCGGCTGTTCGAGAGGTCGTAGATGATATCGAGGAAAACACAAAGGAATCTGGTGTTGATCCAAAGGACATTGTCATTCAGGCAAAGGACTCGAGCATCATTTTGAATATCCAAAGTGAGCTTCTCTTTGCTTCGGGCTCAGCAGAGCTTGGGCAGGACTCAATTGCTGTTTTGAGCAAGATTATTTCTAGTATAAGGAAACACAAAATGATTAATAAAATTTCGGTTGAGGGACACACAGATGATGTCCCGATATCTTCAGCTCTGTTTCCGACGAATTGGGAGCTGTCAGCAGCTCGTTCCTCTCGAGTCGTGAGGCAGTTTGAAGCTGACGGTTTCCCAGCTGATCGCTTGAAGGCAGAAGGCTATGGTTCTTCACTGCCCTTGGCTGCTAATCGGGATAAGGATGGAAAGATTATTGCTGAGAACCTGAAGATTAATCGTCGCGTGGTCATCAATGTCGACTTTGGCCATGACGTAGACGCGGCTTCGAAAGCTTTGCGTTCCCCGCAATTTTCGTCGCAAGAAATGAAGGACCCAGAAGAGAAAAGCCGGGAGCTCATATTGGACGGTCAAGGTGGGACTCAGGTCCTCACTTCAGAGGACTTGAAGAAGAGGGCTGAACAGGCTCAAGCACGGATCAACGAAGCCAATATGAAAATGAAAGAGATTCAAAAGGCCGAAAAAGAAAAACAAGAAATTGAAAAACTAAAGTCCAAAGTCTTGGAAATGGAAAACCGAGCAAAAGAAATAGAAAAAGAGGTTCAGACTAAAAGTAACTCGTTGTAA
- a CDS encoding MotA/TolQ/ExbB proton channel family protein — MFADTHGAIIVIGGTLAVAFLSFRSSRLIMAMKIVFRKLFGKIRNNYLEQIRIIVETADLYRLNPKATVEKISSSAHPFFRDGMRYMVEFGFSAMEIDEIMTNSLKGKKMRDDQEIKVWHTISRFPPAFGLLGATVGMISLLQTLGEPNAQDNIGPAMATALVATFYGLVVANLILIPISENLAEVSDGDMVLRKIIKEGILLIQEKRHPLYIEEYLKSFLAPGLRQADLLQEGQKEKNAA, encoded by the coding sequence ATATTTGCTGATACGCATGGAGCTATCATCGTCATTGGAGGAACATTGGCTGTCGCCTTTCTTTCGTTTCGAAGCAGCCGACTCATTATGGCCATGAAGATTGTATTTCGAAAGTTATTTGGAAAAATTCGGAATAACTATCTTGAGCAAATCAGAATAATTGTTGAGACAGCGGATCTTTATCGTTTGAATCCAAAAGCGACTGTGGAAAAAATTAGCAGCAGTGCTCACCCATTTTTTAGAGATGGAATGCGATACATGGTTGAATTCGGATTCTCTGCTATGGAAATCGATGAAATCATGACGAATTCTTTAAAAGGGAAAAAGATGAGAGATGATCAGGAAATTAAAGTTTGGCACACAATATCGCGATTTCCACCGGCCTTTGGTCTGCTGGGCGCGACAGTTGGAATGATCTCTCTTTTGCAAACCCTGGGAGAGCCAAACGCTCAGGACAATATTGGACCTGCAATGGCGACGGCTCTGGTGGCGACTTTTTATGGTCTCGTCGTGGCGAATCTAATTCTGATTCCGATCAGTGAAAACCTAGCTGAGGTGTCTGATGGAGATATGGTTTTAAGAAAAATTATCAAGGAAGGAATTTTGCTCATTCAGGAAAAGAGGCATCCGCTCTATATTGAGGAATATCTGAAATCATTTCTGGCTCCAGGTCTAAGACAAGCAGATCTCCTGCAGGAAGGACAAAAGGAGAAAAATGCAGCCTGA
- a CDS encoding acyl-CoA dehydrogenase family protein, translating into MAAYESLNYMDFDGLLSDEERMIRDTVREFVSNEVIPTLQEANRKEDLPAHLIPRFGELGLLGANIQGYGCPGLGEVGYGLVMQELERGDSGVRSFCSVQGALVMYPIFAYGSEEQKNKYLPRLAKAELIGCFGLTEPDAGSNPGAMLTRAEKVSGGYRLNGNKMWITNGCVADIAIVWAKLGGVVRGFIVETKTPGFSTTRMKGKFALRVSVTSELHLKDCVVPDNAILPNVEGLKGALGCLTQARYGIAWGVLGAANACYHEALNYAKQRVVIENKPLAGFQLAQAKLVKMVQEITKGQLLVLQLGRLKEKKEMKHWQVSLAKMNNCRMALDIAREARDLLGANGTIDEYPVIRHMLNLETVNTYEGTEDIHRLIVGREITGLSAIQ; encoded by the coding sequence ATGGCTGCATATGAATCTCTTAATTACATGGATTTTGACGGTCTTCTCAGCGATGAAGAACGGATGATTCGAGATACAGTTCGCGAGTTTGTCTCTAATGAGGTGATCCCGACATTGCAAGAAGCCAACCGCAAAGAAGACTTGCCCGCCCATTTGATTCCGCGGTTTGGAGAATTGGGTCTGTTGGGAGCAAATATTCAAGGTTATGGCTGTCCTGGTCTAGGGGAGGTTGGCTACGGTCTTGTTATGCAGGAGTTAGAGCGCGGTGACTCTGGAGTGCGCTCCTTTTGCTCCGTTCAGGGAGCTCTGGTCATGTATCCCATCTTTGCTTATGGATCTGAAGAACAGAAAAACAAATATCTCCCGCGATTGGCAAAGGCGGAACTCATTGGTTGCTTTGGATTGACCGAGCCCGATGCGGGTTCAAACCCAGGCGCCATGTTGACTCGAGCGGAAAAGGTGTCTGGAGGCTATCGTCTCAACGGAAACAAAATGTGGATCACGAATGGCTGCGTCGCTGATATTGCCATTGTCTGGGCTAAACTTGGCGGGGTTGTGCGTGGGTTTATTGTGGAAACGAAGACGCCGGGATTTTCGACAACGCGAATGAAAGGTAAATTTGCATTGAGGGTCAGTGTGACCAGTGAATTGCATCTGAAGGACTGTGTCGTGCCTGACAATGCGATCTTGCCGAATGTTGAGGGACTCAAAGGCGCGCTCGGATGTCTGACCCAGGCTCGGTATGGCATCGCCTGGGGAGTTTTGGGTGCAGCGAACGCCTGTTATCATGAAGCGCTCAATTACGCCAAGCAAAGAGTCGTAATTGAAAACAAGCCGCTGGCGGGTTTTCAACTGGCTCAGGCCAAATTGGTCAAGATGGTACAGGAAATCACAAAAGGGCAACTATTGGTCTTGCAGTTAGGCCGACTCAAAGAAAAAAAGGAAATGAAACATTGGCAAGTCTCACTGGCCAAGATGAATAACTGTCGCATGGCTCTCGATATTGCTCGCGAAGCTCGCGACCTGTTGGGGGCGAACGGAACAATTGATGAATATCCGGTCATTCGTCACATGTTGAACCTTGAAACTGTGAATACCTACGAGGGCACAGAGGATATTCATAGGCTAATTGTTGGTCGTGAGATTACGGGCCTTTCGGCAATTCAATAG
- a CDS encoding MFS transporter: MYNRAEIIDKNFVRLVRQGNLPFSPHQIRPESIGLSKTEIMDLFESQVMSRHLDLLARTLKNQGLCYYTIGSAGHEGNAVIGKVFPFTDMAFLHYRSGAFMIQRSKQLPGTAPLYDLMLSFVASSDDPIAGGRHKVFGSKPLNIPPQTSTIASHLPKAVGAALSIKRASDLGLKGNLKEDGIILCSFGDASINHSSAVGAFNTAAWISFQKIPLPLVFLCEDNGIGISVPTPVNWVQESFCRRTSFQYLQCDGLHLLDTFKVAKEAGLLARTRRQPVFLHMKTVRLMGHAGSDVESTYRSSSEIETAELNDPLLHSAKIIIENGMGSPEDLILIYEKIREQVRWVSESAIKRPVLETPTEVRSSLTACSEKKISPPLRSETERAGLFGRDFDKLGQPLHLAKLINIGLHDILLQYNNTLVFGEDVAQKGGVYNVTDGLFKKFGPRRVFNSPLDETSILGTAIGLAHNNFLPICEIQFLAYVHNAEDQIRGEASTLAFFSQGQYTNPMIIRIAGLAYQKGFGGHFHNDNSLAIFRDIPGLIIAVPSNGADAVKMMRTCVKEAYENGRVVIFIEPIALYMTRDLHIEGDKLWAHPYPAQEEMIALGEFNVWGEGKDLLILTYGNGYYYSRQAEEELKTQYGVSSRILDFRWIAPVNWKKVAEVANSYKKVLIVEECRKTGSFSEAIVTALVEHLKPTPQIKIVAADDCFIPLGKMAAAGLPKKAEILSGALDLLGIKNKNN; this comes from the coding sequence ATGTACAACCGCGCTGAGATCATTGACAAAAATTTTGTTCGGTTGGTTCGTCAAGGGAACCTCCCCTTTTCTCCTCACCAGATACGGCCCGAAAGTATCGGTCTGAGCAAAACCGAAATAATGGACCTCTTTGAATCGCAAGTGATGAGTCGACATCTGGACCTCCTCGCTCGGACTTTGAAAAACCAAGGTTTATGTTACTACACCATCGGAAGCGCAGGACATGAGGGCAATGCCGTCATCGGCAAAGTGTTTCCCTTTACGGACATGGCTTTTCTCCACTATCGCAGTGGAGCCTTTATGATCCAACGATCCAAACAATTGCCCGGCACCGCTCCTCTTTATGACTTGATGCTTTCCTTTGTCGCCTCAAGTGATGACCCAATCGCAGGAGGTCGGCACAAGGTGTTTGGGAGCAAGCCCTTAAATATTCCACCACAAACAAGCACCATTGCCTCTCATCTCCCAAAAGCTGTGGGAGCCGCACTCTCAATCAAAAGGGCCTCCGATTTGGGCCTTAAGGGAAATCTGAAAGAGGATGGAATTATTCTCTGCTCATTCGGTGACGCTTCGATCAATCACTCCTCGGCCGTTGGAGCCTTTAATACAGCCGCATGGATCTCATTTCAAAAAATTCCCTTGCCCCTTGTTTTTCTCTGCGAAGACAATGGAATTGGAATTTCTGTGCCCACCCCGGTCAACTGGGTTCAAGAATCCTTTTGCCGTCGAACCTCTTTTCAATACCTTCAATGCGATGGCCTTCATCTTCTGGATACATTTAAGGTTGCAAAGGAAGCTGGGCTGCTGGCCCGAACTCGTCGTCAGCCCGTCTTTCTGCACATGAAAACGGTGAGGCTGATGGGACATGCAGGATCAGACGTCGAAAGTACTTATCGAAGTTCCTCAGAAATTGAGACAGCTGAACTAAATGATCCTCTCCTTCATTCGGCAAAAATAATTATCGAAAATGGGATGGGATCACCGGAAGATTTGATTTTGATTTATGAAAAAATTCGGGAACAAGTCAGATGGGTCAGTGAGTCCGCCATAAAAAGACCCGTTTTGGAAACCCCGACAGAGGTGCGATCAAGCCTCACAGCCTGTTCCGAGAAGAAAATCTCACCACCGCTACGTTCAGAGACAGAACGGGCCGGCCTTTTTGGTCGAGATTTCGACAAGCTCGGCCAGCCCCTTCATCTTGCAAAGCTCATCAATATCGGCCTGCATGATATCCTGTTACAATACAACAACACTCTTGTCTTCGGTGAGGACGTCGCTCAAAAGGGAGGCGTCTACAATGTGACAGATGGGCTCTTTAAGAAATTTGGTCCTCGTCGAGTTTTTAATTCCCCTCTGGACGAGACGTCGATTTTAGGAACAGCCATAGGATTGGCACACAATAATTTTTTGCCAATCTGTGAAATTCAATTCCTCGCCTATGTTCACAATGCTGAAGATCAGATCCGAGGCGAGGCATCCACTCTCGCCTTTTTCTCTCAGGGCCAATACACCAACCCAATGATCATACGAATCGCGGGTTTGGCCTATCAGAAGGGATTTGGAGGCCACTTTCACAACGATAATTCTCTGGCCATATTTCGGGATATACCCGGACTGATTATAGCCGTTCCCTCAAACGGAGCCGATGCGGTCAAGATGATGAGAACTTGCGTCAAAGAGGCCTACGAAAACGGCCGAGTTGTCATTTTCATTGAACCCATTGCTCTTTATATGACTCGCGATCTCCATATCGAAGGGGACAAACTATGGGCTCATCCCTACCCGGCCCAAGAAGAGATGATTGCTCTCGGTGAGTTTAATGTCTGGGGTGAGGGAAAAGATCTTCTCATACTCACCTACGGAAATGGCTATTACTATTCGAGACAAGCAGAGGAGGAACTCAAAACACAGTACGGAGTTTCATCAAGAATTCTCGATTTTCGTTGGATCGCACCGGTGAACTGGAAAAAGGTGGCAGAAGTTGCAAATTCCTACAAAAAAGTATTGATTGTCGAGGAGTGTCGCAAGACCGGAAGTTTCAGTGAAGCCATTGTCACCGCACTCGTTGAACATTTAAAGCCAACGCCTCAAATCAAAATCGTTGCGGCAGATGACTGTTTTATTCCCCTCGGAAAAATGGCAGCTGCTGGCCTTCCAAAGAAGGCTGAGATTCTTTCTGGTGCCCTCGATTTACTTGGTATTAAAAATAAAAATAATTGA
- a CDS encoding ACP S-malonyltransferase, producing MSVAKKRIAVVCPGRGSYLKETLGYLKPHRERLKSFIEDLDQRRLEDGFLTITDLDSSNSFSPQIHTKGENASPLIYACSYADFTAIDPSVYEIVAIAGNSMGWYITLALGESLDQAGAYQVINTMGSMMKDKTIGGQIIYPLIKENWQRDPSKEELVHQVLRSAKETPGVEVYPSIFLGGYLVLGANNAGLNYLMKSLPPIEHFPFQLLNHAAFHTPLLNEVSKRALEMIPENLFHPPKVPLIDGRGHIWKAYSTDVKELSHYTLHQQVIEPYSLTASIEVALKEYNPDHLVLLGPGNTLGGAIGQILVNMKWDGIMDKQSFTQRQKTNPFLISLGMK from the coding sequence ATGAGTGTGGCAAAAAAGAGAATTGCTGTTGTGTGTCCAGGTCGAGGCAGTTATCTAAAGGAAACTCTCGGCTATTTAAAACCCCATCGCGAAAGACTGAAAAGCTTTATTGAAGACCTCGATCAACGAAGACTTGAAGATGGGTTTTTGACAATCACAGACTTGGATTCATCAAATAGTTTTTCTCCCCAAATTCACACAAAAGGAGAAAATGCCTCTCCGCTCATTTACGCATGCTCCTATGCTGACTTCACCGCAATTGATCCTTCGGTCTATGAAATAGTCGCAATTGCTGGAAACTCCATGGGTTGGTATATCACCCTGGCTCTGGGCGAATCGCTCGACCAAGCCGGGGCCTACCAAGTGATAAACACCATGGGATCTATGATGAAAGACAAGACGATCGGAGGACAAATCATATATCCTCTGATCAAAGAAAATTGGCAAAGAGATCCTTCTAAGGAGGAACTCGTCCATCAGGTTCTTCGTTCTGCAAAAGAGACACCCGGAGTCGAAGTCTATCCGAGTATTTTTCTCGGGGGTTATTTGGTCTTAGGCGCCAACAATGCGGGCCTGAATTATCTCATGAAATCTCTCCCTCCCATTGAACACTTTCCCTTTCAACTTCTGAACCATGCGGCCTTTCATACGCCTTTGCTGAACGAGGTTTCAAAGCGAGCTCTAGAGATGATTCCTGAAAACCTGTTTCATCCGCCAAAGGTGCCTCTCATTGATGGACGAGGTCACATTTGGAAAGCCTATTCAACCGACGTCAAAGAACTTTCTCACTATACCCTCCATCAACAAGTCATTGAACCTTATTCTCTGACCGCATCGATTGAAGTTGCCCTCAAGGAATACAATCCGGATCACCTTGTCTTACTGGGACCTGGGAATACTCTTGGAGGAGCCATTGGGCAAATACTCGTTAATATGAAGTGGGATGGAATTATGGACAAGCAGTCCTTCACACAGCGACAGAAAACCAATCCCTTTTTGATCAGCCTCGGGATGAAATAA
- a CDS encoding ferrous iron transporter B, with amino-acid sequence MHSSVGLFETAALVGSPNSGKTTLFNWLTGLRYNTVNYPGSTVDYSAGTSHSRYGESVHLMDTPGVYGLSPKSPDEEVTINALQENFSWGSVKLVISVVDATHLSRQLLLTRQLLASGFHVIVAVTMMDLLSEKGLEIDIEALAKELNCTVVPIDGRLGGGVQILVDETRRVLSDNRRMKLTHRIESWKAGDIERVLGETRALEKKLVQPNRSRRGLDAAERTSKIDGVLLHPFWGLIMFLVIMSLLFTSIYWLATPVMDLVDSGFSWLSRLVSELGSGALWSDFLANGLVSSFGAVLVFVPQIFILFMGIALLEDSGYLARSATLMDRPLRMLGMSGRSFVPLLSGYACAVPAMMAARTVNSKRERWLLLFIIPLMSCSARLPVYSLLLTFVFRDSPAWKAGLVLAGIYVGSILVGALAAAIANRFIKIQEKSLFCLELPVYRRPLFGSVLRQAYGRTKNYIRRAGPVIFLLSIVVWIGTTFPHYDVASDSDKLNRSFFGQAGQLIEPVFSPMGVDWRVGVGLISAFAAREVFVSSLAIVFNIADKDEESMQDSLLSQMSEAKMSDGSSVFTISSVLGLIVFFMIALQCISTTGVAVRESGRWRFALMQLVVFNIVAYVLAVALVQGLRAFGIS; translated from the coding sequence ATGCATTCATCTGTAGGTTTGTTTGAAACGGCCGCTTTGGTGGGATCACCCAATAGCGGGAAGACGACGCTCTTCAATTGGCTGACAGGTTTGCGTTATAATACGGTCAACTATCCGGGATCAACCGTCGATTATTCTGCAGGGACGAGCCACAGTCGATACGGAGAATCGGTGCATTTGATGGACACGCCAGGAGTCTATGGCCTATCCCCAAAATCACCAGATGAGGAAGTGACAATAAATGCCCTACAGGAGAACTTTAGCTGGGGCTCTGTCAAATTGGTTATATCCGTTGTCGATGCCACTCATCTTTCAAGGCAACTGCTCCTGACTCGTCAGCTCTTGGCCTCAGGTTTTCACGTGATTGTAGCTGTCACAATGATGGATTTGCTTTCCGAAAAGGGATTGGAAATTGACATCGAGGCTCTCGCAAAGGAATTGAATTGCACTGTTGTGCCGATTGATGGGCGCTTGGGTGGTGGTGTTCAAATTCTGGTGGATGAAACACGTCGAGTTTTATCGGACAATCGCCGAATGAAGCTCACTCATCGCATTGAATCCTGGAAAGCCGGGGACATCGAGCGTGTCCTAGGGGAGACTCGAGCGCTTGAGAAAAAGCTTGTTCAGCCCAATCGCTCTCGCCGAGGTCTCGATGCCGCAGAGAGGACGTCAAAAATTGATGGGGTTCTTCTTCATCCTTTTTGGGGTCTCATCATGTTTCTCGTCATCATGTCTCTTTTGTTTACTTCAATTTATTGGCTCGCGACTCCAGTCATGGACTTGGTAGACTCGGGATTTAGCTGGCTTTCCCGCCTTGTGAGTGAACTTGGATCAGGGGCTCTGTGGTCTGATTTTTTGGCAAACGGACTTGTGAGTTCGTTTGGGGCTGTTTTGGTTTTTGTGCCTCAAATTTTCATTTTGTTCATGGGAATCGCTTTGCTTGAAGATTCCGGTTACCTCGCTCGCTCTGCTACTTTAATGGATCGGCCTTTGCGAATGCTGGGGATGAGCGGTCGATCTTTTGTCCCTTTGTTGTCGGGCTATGCCTGTGCGGTTCCGGCCATGATGGCGGCTCGAACGGTCAATAGCAAACGGGAGCGCTGGCTTCTGTTGTTTATTATCCCATTGATGAGTTGCAGTGCAAGATTGCCGGTGTATTCTCTTCTTTTGACTTTTGTTTTTCGGGATAGCCCAGCCTGGAAGGCGGGCTTGGTTTTGGCGGGAATTTACGTAGGTTCCATCTTAGTCGGGGCATTGGCAGCGGCAATCGCGAATCGGTTTATTAAAATTCAAGAAAAATCCTTATTTTGTCTCGAACTTCCTGTTTATCGTCGTCCCCTTTTCGGCTCCGTTTTGCGTCAGGCCTATGGCCGAACCAAAAACTATATTCGTCGAGCGGGTCCCGTTATTTTCCTTTTGTCTATTGTTGTTTGGATAGGCACTACTTTTCCTCATTATGATGTGGCAAGTGATTCAGATAAGTTAAACCGGAGTTTTTTTGGGCAGGCAGGTCAGCTCATTGAGCCTGTTTTTTCTCCCATGGGAGTGGATTGGCGGGTCGGCGTAGGTTTGATATCTGCTTTCGCCGCGCGAGAGGTATTTGTTTCGAGTTTGGCAATCGTTTTCAATATTGCAGATAAAGACGAGGAATCCATGCAGGATTCTCTTTTGTCTCAGATGTCCGAGGCAAAAATGAGCGATGGATCTTCGGTTTTTACAATCTCGTCGGTGTTGGGTCTTATTGTGTTTTTTATGATTGCTCTCCAGTGCATATCGACCACTGGAGTGGCCGTTCGCGAGTCGGGGAGATGGCGTTTTGCCCTCATGCAATTGGTCGTTTTTAACATTGTGGCTTATGTTTTGGCCGTCGCTTTGGTTCAAGGGCTTCGTGCCTTTGGGATTTCTTAG
- a CDS encoding FeoA domain-containing protein, producing MDFDETAKFDTLVGKSKGFSAPIKDLAGDEVLVSRLMELGIVRGETIVLRGQAPFGDPYLVEVKGLVVALRKEEVLCIHL from the coding sequence ATGGACTTCGATGAGACAGCGAAATTTGATACACTGGTCGGAAAATCCAAGGGATTTTCGGCACCGATCAAAGACTTGGCGGGTGATGAAGTTCTGGTCTCTCGACTGATGGAGTTGGGGATAGTTCGAGGAGAAACGATTGTATTGAGAGGACAAGCTCCTTTTGGTGACCCCTATTTGGTTGAGGTCAAAGGACTCGTCGTTGCTTTGCGCAAGGAAGAGGTCCTATGCATTCATCTGTAG
- a CDS encoding FAD:protein FMN transferase codes for MGTIARISVLGHIGARSIDEAFGVMEELDRILSVYKPDSQVSRLNQEGFLRDAHRDLLDLIQKSREIERETEGAFNMTLAALTLRAYHFQDLNHLNSRSLPRPRSEGIRMALRQTGSQFVRVKGTEIKILKKGLGLDFGGIGKGYAIDKASAILAKAGLQDGSLSLSGDIRCFGECLIKIQDPQDPLSDSKFIAELRVRGPQVGISTSGGYGRFSGDPLFHHLIDPKTGRSVSNLSSITLLGNETNTNLDAWTTSLAVMPLEKVRQFLHAHAGLGYYIVFSDGRTDSNLERSPWVVDFAFNKSRTN; via the coding sequence ATGGGCACGATCGCAAGGATAAGCGTATTGGGCCACATAGGTGCGCGGAGTATTGACGAAGCTTTTGGAGTCATGGAGGAGCTTGACCGAATTCTTTCAGTTTATAAACCAGACTCTCAAGTGTCTCGGCTCAATCAAGAGGGATTTCTGAGGGATGCCCATAGAGATCTTTTGGATCTTATTCAAAAATCTCGGGAGATTGAGAGAGAAACTGAAGGAGCCTTCAATATGACATTGGCGGCTCTCACTCTGAGGGCCTACCATTTTCAAGATCTGAATCACCTCAACTCAAGGAGTCTTCCTCGCCCGCGTTCTGAAGGCATTCGGATGGCTTTGAGACAGACGGGATCTCAGTTTGTGCGAGTCAAGGGGACTGAAATAAAAATTTTGAAAAAGGGATTGGGCTTGGATTTTGGAGGTATTGGCAAGGGCTATGCCATCGACAAAGCGAGCGCGATCCTTGCAAAAGCTGGACTTCAGGACGGAAGCCTAAGTCTGAGCGGTGATATACGCTGTTTTGGAGAGTGTTTAATTAAAATCCAGGATCCCCAGGATCCTTTGAGTGATTCTAAATTCATTGCAGAGTTGAGAGTCAGAGGCCCACAGGTGGGGATTTCTACGAGCGGAGGCTATGGTCGTTTTTCTGGAGATCCTTTGTTTCATCATTTGATTGATCCAAAAACGGGGAGATCTGTTTCGAACCTGTCCAGCATAACTTTGCTTGGAAATGAAACCAACACCAACTTGGATGCCTGGACGACATCTCTCGCTGTGATGCCTTTAGAGAAAGTGCGCCAATTCCTCCACGCACACGCGGGTCTGGGGTATTATATTGTCTTCTCAGATGGTCGAACAGACTCAAATCTTGAGAGAAGTCCTTGGGTTGTTGATTTTGCTTTCAACAAGAGCCGCACGAATTAA